The Girardinichthys multiradiatus isolate DD_20200921_A chromosome 23, DD_fGirMul_XY1, whole genome shotgun sequence DNA segment CTGTTGGACAAGACCAGAGGAAGTATTAAACACACCTGGTCAGTGCTCGTCAGCTCTTTACCTGTTCAGAGATGCATTACCTTTGAAGGCGTCGTTCAGAGGAGCTAGCATGGTCAGGGTCTCCGAGCCAGTCAGGTAAGACGAGAGACCCGCGTCCACAAACAACCTGGTCGCCATAGAAACAGGTGAGTCCTCAGCCAGCTCCAAGAGAGTTTTAGCTGTAGGACAAAGCATTGTTAAGGCTCCCTCAGAGTTGGGAATACTTGACTCCAGGACGTCTGCGCGTACTCGGACATCCGCAAAGCTCAAATTTTGTGGCGGCATACTGCtcggtggtaaaaagtctttaCATTTAATATGTAACAccagacatacaggggttggacaatgaaactgaaacatctggttttagaccacaataatttatcagtatggtgtaaggcctccttttgcggccaatacagcatcaattcatcttgggaatgacatatacaagtcctgcacagtggtcagagggattttaagccattcttcttgcaggatagtggccaggtcactacgtgatattggtggaggaaaacgtttcctgactcgctcctccaaaacaccccaaagtggctcaataatatttagatctggtgactgtgcaggccatgggagatgttcaacttcactttcatgttcatcaaaccaatctttcaccagtcttgctgtgtgtattggtgcattgtcatcctgatacacggcaccgccttcaggatacaatgtttgaaccattggatgcacatggtcctcaagaatggttcggtagtccttggcagtgacgcgcccatctagcacaagtattgggccaagggaatgccatgatatggcagcccaaaccatcactgatccacccccatgcttcactctgggcatgcaacagtctgggtggtacgcttctttggggcttctccacaccgtaactctcctggatgtggggaaaacagtaaaggtggactcatcagagaacaatacatgtttcacattgttcacagcccaagatttgcgctccttgccccattgaaaccgacgtttggcattggcatgagtgaccaaaggtttggctatagcagcccggccgtgtatattgaccctgtggagctcctgacggacagttctggtggaaacaggagagttgaggtgcacatttaattctgccgtgatttgggcagccgtggttttatgttttttggataaaatccgggttagcaccgaacatccctttcagacagcttcctcttgcgtccacagttaatcctgttggatgtggttcatccttcttggtggtatgctgacattaccctggataccgtggctcttgatacatcacaaagacttgctgtcttggtcacagatgtaccagcaagacgtgcaccaacaatttgttctcttttgaactctggtatgtcacccataatgttgtgtgcatttcaatattttgagtaaaactgtgctcttaccctgctaattgaaccttcacactctgctcttactggtgcaatgtgcaatcaatgaagactggctaccaggctggtccaatttagccatgaaacctcccacactaaaatgacaggtgtttcactttcattgtccaacccctggaTGTCATGGTTTTAATGAGAAAACTACAACTTTAAAGTACTTCCCCACCTCTGGCTTCCCCACAGTAGCATCAGTAAAACTCAGGCCGGACATACAATCAATTTATTCCAAGACTAACCGCCGACGTTATTTAGGCTGCAGCAAGACGCTGCTCCGAGCCACCGGCCCAGACCCGAACGCCCAGACCCGAACGGCCCAGACCTGAACGGCTTAAAACCAGATCCTGGCTGACATCTTTCTGCTTCCTGACaaggtttaaatcctccatttatacgtctaatggtgtgttcagactgactgcGAATGACGCGATAGGAGCGAGTGATTTACACGCTAACCCTATGTAGAGGCGTGTTCAGGAGCGAAGCGATGCGAAGGACGTGATGCAAATGGAAAAATTAGGGCAGATAGAGCAAAGTGAAACCGAAGTGAATTTTgctggagttgaaaaatctgaatttttctGTCAATTCACGTCGTGAATTAGTCAGTGCAGTAACTGCAAAGAAATAAGAGAAAACAATACCTACAATCTGCAAACActacatatataaaaaagacagaaacattcaTGAACACATAGGATGAAGGACGTTTGCTCTGAGAGGTTGTGGGTGGCTTTGAAAAACAGCCGTTGAAATGTAGTCCTGAAAAGGACTGGTTAATAAGGCACGCTTGAAGATGTGAAGCACACGTGTCCTTCACACACATCtttctattgagctgagattttttCCTCAAcgaagacagatggacggacGTTCTGCAGTGGGGATACATACACCTGTAGctggtgtcccggaggctgaTTCGTCCcccaacgcgggacagcaggtcctcaaactgggtcctggatagacggaagtaccacTGAAAGGGACCGTGATCCTGCTAGTGGAGTAGGTGGTATTACTCTCCAAACTGGTCCCGTCTCtggagaatctggtgaacccagagaCGTCCACACCAGCACCGTTGTTTggctttcaataaataaagtgcCATGATTCACTCCGTAAAATTCAGGTCCGCCATGCTGATTTGAAACCGGCAAGCAGCATATAGAAGCTCCTCCTGTTTGATGACGCAGTGAAGGGAGTGAAGCGTTGTTGTCCACGAAATGCTGGCGAAATGTCAGGCGAGCGACAGCACACGAATGAGGCGAAGAATTTGCTAAAATCACGGTCggtctgaacgcaccattacATCAACGCTCTAATGTCTGACTAGGTAGGATCTCACCAACTTGTTCTTTTAGCTGCAGTACTTCATAAACAGTATTAGAGGGTCTGTAGAACTGAGTGCAGCATGAGTACCTGAGTCTGGGATGAGCAGCTCGCTGATGTAGTGGATGACACCGTTGGTTCCCAgattgtccttcttggtgatgATGGCCTTCCCATTCAGAGTCATCTGGTCACCGTCACAGCCGACCTCCAGAGAGGTGCCCTGCAGCGTCTCCATGGGGGTCCCAGACACGATAGATTCAGCGCACTGCAGCTGCTTCAGGATGTGGTAGTTCAGCAGGTCTGAAGGGAACAGGAGTAGAAGGTCAGCAGACTGAGGAGATGGAAAGATCATCATTTAGGCTCTCATATGGTCACCTTTCAAAGCGACGGGGTCTCCCAGAATCCTGTTCAGGGTCTCCCGAGGAATCTTAGCAAAGGCATCGTTAGTGGGAGCAAAGATGGTGTACTGACCCTCGCTCTCCAGCAGGGTGCTCAGTCCTGCAGCGGCAAAGGCTGCCTGAAACGCAAATGTACAAGTTTACaagttttcaattcagttttatttatatatatggtcaattcacaacacctgtcgtctcaaggcactttgcaaagtcaattcaatccattcatccattttctatacttcCATATTGGGTGACGGGGCAGGGCACACTCCGGACGGGTCGCCAGCCCATCGCAAGCcatcaattcaatccaatcatacagggtgtacatacatttcagttgatcctagttatcaaacaattgaatcaaattcattttattattcaaactggttaaaaagttGTTCTATCTTAGGATAATGTCTttcccaaggacacaacgacgaagcagagcaggggtttgaactggcaaccctctggttacaggacgaacccctcCCACCTGAGCCACTGTGAGAATAACTGCCTAATTTTGATTGGAGACCAGAAGAACGTTCAGGTCAGAAGGTTCGTCTAACTGACTGATCAGTTTACTCACACGGAGCGTCTCCAGGTCATCGTCAATATCAATGATGGACTGCATGTTGTTGGAGACAGCGGTGATGACACGGTCGATGACGTGCACAATGCCGTTGGTGGCATGTTGGTCAGGTTTAATGAGACGAGCACAGTTGACCGTCACGATCTTAGAGACAAGAAGGACCTGTGAATCTATTGATCAGATAAATCCAGAAAGTGATCTAGTTTGACTGATCCCTTAAGCTGAGGCGATACACAGGGAACACATCTGCTGCAGGTTACAGTTCATTATGTTACAGCAAAGGATGATCCTGACTTACAGCATGGTAATGTGTGTTACAGCATGTCACATCATTGGAGTGTTACACAGAGTATGCTTCAGTGTGTTTCTATGACCGACAATCTTTTACAGCCCCTGTAACACTGTGACAGTGTGTTACAGTGTTTCTGGGGAGCGTCGGAGTTACACTGAGTAATGCTACGTGGTCTTCCAGGGCTAAGGTGTGTCACTGTGTGCTCCAGAGAGTCACCCCGTTGCTGTAGTGGTGGATGTGGACGTGCGAGTCCTGGTACATGGATGAAAAGGAGGATCCGTGTTTCAGCTCCTCGGAGGTCAGCCTTCGATTCACCATGTGGTAATGAAGAGCGTTCAGCAGCTCGATGTTCACGTTACTCACCAGAGCATCTAGGATCTCCTGCAGGAGGACGACAAAGTCACCATGAGGAGGACAGCATGTGGTTAACCTTGTGTGTCCCCATGAGGGTGGGTGGGGGTGTACTGACTGCAGGCAGGGCAGCCCAGGCCTCGTTACTCGGAGCGAAGAAGGTGAAGCTTCCTGGTCCTGCCACTTCCTCCCTCAGTCTGGCTCGTTCCGAGTACATCTGAGTGGTGGAGGCTCCAACCACGCCCAGAGTGTTGTAGATGTTCACCAGAGGCAGTGCTGGAAGAAAAGCCCGTCTTTAATAAAACTTAAGCCTTTAGAAAACAGATGATGTCAGACGTCACATGACCTACCAGCAGGACAGCCCTTTTCTCCAGGAATCCTCTCATAACCTGGACAGCACTCATAGGTGATGACCCTGCAGAGGAAATACAGAGCAACAGATGCCAGATCCTCAAATCTAGTTCAGGTTCTGACTGATTGACCTCAGGTAAGCA contains these protein-coding regions:
- the tgfbi gene encoding transforming growth factor-beta-induced protein ig-h3, whose amino-acid sequence is MKLWLLVPVFSLILTVCAARSPYQTVLQHSRIRGRQQGPNVCAMQQIKGTNKKYFTNCKQWYHRKICGKPTVITYECCPGYERIPGEKGCPAALPLVNIYNTLGVVGASTTQMYSERARLREEVAGPGSFTFFAPSNEAWAALPAEILDALVSNVNIELLNALHYHMVNRRLTSEELKHGSSFSSMYQDSHVHIHHYSNGIVTVNCARLIKPDQHATNGIVHVIDRVITAVSNNMQSIIDIDDDLETLRAAFAAAGLSTLLESEGQYTIFAPTNDAFAKIPRETLNRILGDPVALKDLLNYHILKQLQCAESIVSGTPMETLQGTSLEVGCDGDQMTLNGKAIITKKDNLGTNGVIHYISELLIPDSAKTLLELAEDSPVSMATRLFVDAGLSSYLTGSETLTMLAPLNDAFKGSVTMTPDLRKVMKNHILKQRLSSKSLYHGQELETLGGLKLRVFVYRNNLCIENACIAAHDRTGRYATMFTMDKVLTPPVGTLMDVLKVDDRFSQLVGAIQNAGMTELLNQEGALTFFAPTDEAFKAMPQADLSRLMRNPQQLSGVLKLHLGEGLLVSGGVSSHTRLTPLQGDKLELGVRNYTVYVNKVPVVDADLMATNGVVHAVNSIIKPLAPKADREQADGPAAAPPAVDSRRFRNDDLFEKVLRSHSSRTMNRSQ